CGCCTTCCTCGCCTACAAGCTCCAGGACATCCGCAAGGGTCGTCCCGCCGCCCCGGAGCCGCCGGTCGCCACCTCTCCGTACGGTCGCCCCCTCGTGCGAAAGGCCGAAGACTGATGCCGCGGGGGATCGTCGACGAGACGCCTCCGTTCCGGGACGACTACCAGCTCGCCCTGGTCGAAGGCGACTACTTCACGGACAAGCTGCGTCCCAAGCAGTTTCTCCACATCGACCAGTCCGAGTGCATCCTCTGCGAGGGGTGCGTCGACATCTGTCCGTGGAAGTGCATTCACTACCTCTCCGTCGACGCCATCACCGACGCGGTGAACGTCGACGATCCCAATGGTGATCCCACCAATTTCGGGTTCTTCGTGGTGGACGAGAACGAATGCACCCGGTGCGCACTGTGCATCGACCGTTGCCCGACCGGGGTGATATCGCTCGGGAAGTTCGAAGGTTCGCTGGCTGCCCAGAGCGAGGAGCTCGGTTTCAACGCCCGTCCGTGGGAGGTTGACACAGGGCAGCGAGACTTCAAGAACGGGTACGCCTATGGAATGCGCTGGTAGGAGGACGAGTGGCTGAAGCCAACGGGAAGTCGGGGCTCTTGGACCGAGTCCGTGAGAAGACCGCCGAGGCGGG
The genomic region above belongs to Acidimicrobiia bacterium and contains:
- a CDS encoding 4Fe-4S binding protein encodes the protein MPRGIVDETPPFRDDYQLALVEGDYFTDKLRPKQFLHIDQSECILCEGCVDICPWKCIHYLSVDAITDAVNVDDPNGDPTNFGFFVVDENECTRCALCIDRCPTGVISLGKFEGSLAAQSEELGFNARPWEVDTGQRDFKNGYAYGMRW